A portion of the Bacteroidota bacterium genome contains these proteins:
- a CDS encoding thiamine diphosphokinase produces the protein MSSHHVVRDKQEPALIIANGEACSADLLGQLLEWNPFVLVLDGAIDRVLDMGINPDAVLGDFDSVIDLDTKLVHLPYTKKLYKPDQEFTDLDKGILYLIQEEYPAANIVWATGNRIDHTITNLFNMARYHTKITLCMIDNYSKKYILPKSFEKWYPANTIISLIPCGTVTSIKTSGLAYNLNGESLVLGHKAGSSNHTVADGFVKIEYDSGELFIVENF, from the coding sequence ATGTCAAGCCACCACGTAGTTAGAGATAAGCAAGAGCCCGCACTTATTATAGCAAATGGCGAAGCTTGTAGTGCCGATTTATTGGGGCAGTTGCTGGAATGGAATCCCTTTGTATTGGTGTTGGATGGGGCTATTGACAGGGTATTGGATATGGGTATCAACCCCGATGCCGTGCTGGGAGATTTTGATTCGGTAATTGATTTAGATACAAAACTTGTCCATTTGCCCTATACAAAAAAACTATATAAACCCGATCAAGAGTTCACAGATTTGGACAAAGGAATATTATATTTAATACAAGAAGAATATCCTGCCGCCAATATTGTATGGGCTACTGGCAATCGCATAGACCATACCATCACGAACCTTTTTAATATGGCACGTTATCATACAAAAATAACTTTATGTATGATAGATAATTATTCAAAAAAATATATCCTCCCAAAATCTTTTGAAAAGTGGTATCCTGCAAATACTATTATATCTTTAATACCGTGCGGTACGGTAACAAGTATCAAAACTTCGGGATTGGCATACAATCTTAATGGTGAAAGTCTGGTATTGGGGCATAAGGCTGGAAGCAGTAACCACACAGTTGCTGATGGGTTTGTAAAAATAGAATATGATAGTGGGGAGTTATTTATTGTAGAGAATTTTTGA
- a CDS encoding GDP-L-fucose synthase, producing the protein MEKEAKIYIAGHRGMVGSAMHRRLQEARFTNFVLRTSSELDLRDQKAVGDFFEKEKPDYVFLAAAKVGGIVANNIYRADFIYDNLQIQNNIIHQSYINKVKKLMFFGSSCIYPKAAPQPMKEDYLLTGVLEQTNEPYAIAKIAGIKMCESYRRQYGCNYIAVMPTNLYGPNDNYHSENSHVLPSLIRKFHEAKMQHNPTVTIWGTGSPLREFLYADDLADACFHLMMNYNEELFVNVGYGEDLSIKDLALLIKKVIGYEGELVFDTSRPNGTARKLMDSSRLFTTGWKPKIKLEDGIQLAYNDFLSKHLL; encoded by the coding sequence ATGGAAAAAGAAGCGAAAATATATATAGCAGGCCACCGTGGAATGGTTGGCTCGGCCATGCACCGCAGGTTGCAAGAGGCGAGATTCACAAATTTTGTCCTTCGCACTTCTTCTGAACTTGACTTACGAGATCAAAAAGCGGTAGGAGATTTTTTTGAAAAAGAAAAACCTGATTACGTATTTCTTGCTGCGGCAAAAGTGGGTGGTATTGTAGCAAACAATATTTACCGTGCCGATTTTATATATGATAATCTGCAAATACAAAACAATATCATACACCAAAGCTATATAAACAAGGTGAAAAAATTGATGTTTTTTGGCTCTAGCTGTATCTATCCCAAAGCGGCCCCGCAACCCATGAAAGAAGATTATTTGCTTACAGGTGTATTAGAACAAACCAACGAACCTTATGCCATTGCCAAAATTGCGGGTATCAAAATGTGTGAAAGTTACCGCCGTCAATATGGATGCAATTATATAGCCGTAATGCCCACCAACCTTTATGGTCCCAATGATAATTATCATTCCGAAAATAGCCATGTATTGCCCTCCCTTATTCGCAAATTTCACGAAGCAAAAATGCAGCACAATCCAACGGTTACTATATGGGGAACAGGTAGCCCCTTGCGTGAATTTTTATATGCTGACGACCTTGCCGATGCTTGCTTCCACTTGATGATGAATTATAATGAAGAGCTTTTTGTAAACGTGGGATATGGCGAAGACCTCAGTATAAAAGATTTGGCCTTGCTCATTAAAAAAGTAATTGGTTACGAAGGAGAATTGGTTTTCGATACCTCACGCCCCAACGGTACTGCCCGAAAACTGATGGACTCGAGCCGTTTGTTTACTACCGGATGGAAGCCAAAAATAAAACTAGAGGATGGAATTCAATTAGCATATAATGATTTTTTAAGCAAACATTTATTATAA
- a CDS encoding DUF2892 domain-containing protein: MKKNRINPFFLIGGLVAITLGVVLLSIRAAGVCDNFDLAIVSLTILLGFCPLYVVLGLNAKSTEAQS; this comes from the coding sequence ATGAAAAAGAACAGAATTAATCCATTCTTCCTCATAGGAGGATTGGTTGCAATTACCTTAGGTGTTGTGTTATTAAGCATACGTGCTGCGGGTGTTTGCGACAACTTCGATTTGGCCATTGTTTCACTTACCATCTTATTGGGGTTCTGCCCTTTATATGTGGTGCTGGGGCTCAACGCGAAAAGCACCGAGGCTCAGAGCTAA
- a CDS encoding DUF2892 domain-containing protein, which translates to MMKQNMSNPDHGIRALIVITLVVLFFSGVLPGVWAIIDLSLAIIFFLTIIFGVCPIYKVLGISTIPTKESQAKPQLH; encoded by the coding sequence ATGATGAAACAAAACATGAGCAATCCAGACCACGGAATTCGGGCTTTAATAGTCATTACCTTGGTCGTTCTTTTTTTTAGCGGGGTTCTACCAGGAGTTTGGGCAATTATCGATTTGTCTCTGGCAATCATTTTCTTTTTAACTATTATCTTTGGGGTTTGTCCTATTTACAAAGTTTTAGGGATAAGCACCATACCCACGAAAGAATCACAAGCTAAACCGCAACTGCATTAA